The genomic region CGCAGCATCTGCGGCCCGTGCTTCGTTATCCTCCCCAGCAGGACCGTGTCGTTCGAGTTGTGTACCGACGGCACCAGCCCCGCATACGAGGCAAACTTCCTGAAGTCTCCCCCGAACCGTCCCTGCAGGTCACCCGCATAGGCCGCAATCGTCATCGCCGTGACCGCGCCGATCCCCGGCACCGTCCTGAGCAGCGCCACGTCCTCGTTCTCCCCGGCCGTCTCGGCCAGCTGCTTCTCCACTGCCTTGATTTGCTCCGCCAGGTCGTCTATAATGCCGAACAGAAGCTTGAGCGAAGCGGCGGCGGTCTGCGTGAATCCATGGTCTTCGAGATCTTTCAGCAGTCCCTGCCGCTTCCTCTTGCTCTGCAGCTGGCTGTGCCTCGTGTCGACCCCGTAGCCGAGCATCATCCCGTGGACCTGGTTCTTCACCTTCACCTGCGTGCTCACCAGGATGCTCCTGGCCTTCAGCAGCCGCCTGGCCTCCTCGCTCTGCTGGTCGCACAGGTGGCTCTGCGGGAGCATGTCCTTGTACAGGTAGTAGGCCAGCGTCCTCGCGTCGTTCCTGTCGTTCTTGCTCGTGCTCTCGCTGATGACCTTGAACCTGTTCGTGTTCACCACCGTCACGGCAAAGCCTTCCTTCTCGAACCTGTTCTTGAAGTACCGGGCGTTGCCCGTCGTCTCCACGGCAAGCCGTACCGGGCAGCCGTATGCCTCCTGCAGGCCATGCAGCCTCGCTGCCAGCTGTCCCAGCCCGTCATGCCCCCTGGTGACGTATGCCTTCTCCTCCACGGGCCTTTCCTCGTCTCCGTCCGCAAGGACGCATACCGTCACCTGCGTCTTGTGCAGGTCCACGCCTACGTCCAGCCTCTCCGTCCCTTCTTCCATGCCGTTTGCCATATCAGGCCTCCTCGCTTCAGTTTCCGGGCAGGACGGCTTCCGTTCGGTGATTCCTTCCAATCTCCTATCCGGCCTCAGCCGCATCGCTGCGGCGGACCACTGAGTGATTCGATGTAAACCCTTCCATTCTCCTTTGCGACATCAAGTGCCATTAGATATGCCGGACTTGCATCTCAGCCTTCCTGCCTGTACCTTCCAGTATAGACCCTCCAGCTCCTAGGTAATCACCAACTATTTACTTTTTATCACTCCTCCTTATGTGTATCCCTGAAGATGTTGCTATGGATACGCTTGATGTTCAAACTCTGTCCTCTGTGTTTACAGTGGTTTTTTCTCTTTGCTTTTTGCCGAAAAAAGTTCTAGAGAAAACACTGCTGCCACCGGGATGAAGCAGGGTCTTATGGACCGGACTTTATCTATAGACAAGTATACCTGCAAATACATAAAATGCAACAAAATTTTTCATGTCATCAAAATATGGATGAAAATAATTTTCATTATATCAAAAGAGATACATCAATAGGAAATCTTTCCCAATATGGCAGGATGCTGTGCGTAGGTTACGGAGGGCAGATTGTTGCAGGCATGCTGCAAAGTCTCGTTTGCAAGAAGTGCAAAAGCAACAGCTTCCTTTGCATCACTGTCGTATCCTATCTCCTCGTTTGTAAGAATCTGTGTGTTTGGGAGCAAGGCTTCCAGATAGCCGAGTATGTTCGGATTATGACAGCCTCCGCCTCCGACGATGAGCTTGTCCATGACCAAGTCTGGGCTGGCACTCCGCAGTCCTTCTGCAATGCAGAAGGCTGTGAAGTATGTTACAGTCGCTATGGCATCGTAGGGTGGAATCCTCCATGTTTCTGCCTTCCTGAGCAGTTTTGAAACATAGTGGTTTCCATACCGTTCCCTGCCTGTTGTCTTGGGAAGGGGACGGGTGAGATAGTCATCGTCACACAGAGATGCGAACAACTGCTCGTTGACCTTTCCTTTTTTTCCCCAGGTTCCGTCTTTGTCATAAGTCTGTTTGCCTTGGCTGTAGCAAAATACCAATTCATCGATGACCATGTTTCCTGGACCTGTATCAAAAGCAATGACTTCATCAGGATTGCAGCCGGCCTTGAGGATGGTAATGTTACCGATCCCGCCGATGTTCTGCAAAGCAATGTTCTCATGTTCGCTTCGGTACAATATGAATTCAGTATATGGGACCAGAGGGGCTCCTTGGCCTCCTGCAGCCATATCCCTGACCCTGAAGTCAGAGACGACCGGACAGTCGAAGGCTTCATTGAGAAAAGATGGTTCTCCAAGCTGGAAAGTTCCCCGTACCATTTCTCCAAGATAAGGCTCGGCTTCCGGCAGATGGTAGAATGTATGTCCTGCAGATCCGATGAAGTCGATGCTGTGTCTGTCTACATGGCAATGGTCGCACAGAGCTGTTGCAGCTTGGGCGAATTTTTGTCCAAGCAGTACGTCCATCATCAGCAATTCCTTGCTACCGCCTTCGGTGCCTTGCACGAGCCTTGCCAAAGCTGTCCTTTCTTCTGTGTTGTATGGCAAGGTAAGAAAGTCAATTTGTTTGACTTTTGTCGTAAGGTAACTGCCTTCTATCTCAACCAAGACGGCATCGATACCATCAAGAGAAGTCCCGCTCATCAGCCCGATTGCAAGTTTCTTCATTTTCTGCCTCTGATAAAATCCCGGTATATACCAGGCGTAGAACCTTCGATCGATACTGCAGCTACGCATTTTTCATAGAATTTTACAGGCCCGACACTGCCTATGATTGCATAGGCGTAACCTTCATCTCCCAATGCCTTCAGGCAGCTCAGCAGCAATGCTTTGCCTATTCCCTTATGCTGTTCGCTTTCCAGGACCTTTGTGGGACCGAAGAAATCCAAGGCTGTGGCATTGTAGCATGCGTAACCGAGTATATCCTTTCCTCGTGTAGCAAGGAAAAGGGAAATCGGAGCCCTTGAGAAACAGACGGTTGCTTCACCTTTTGCGCTCACTGTCGAATGTTGTTCTATCCACGGCAGGATGGTATACATGTCCGGAGCCATGGCCCTGGATATACATATACCCTGTTTTTCCATCTCAGCTAATGAAGGCGTGATATCAGGAAGGTCATATAAACGTACCAGCATATCCATAGGTCAATCCTCCTTATGCCTGCCGATGAAATCTGACAGTATATCCAACATCGGACCGGTATATTCATAAGCATATATCAGACAATCAAAATTATCACCAAGCAGATAACCATCATTTGTATTCCTCAGGACCAGGAGTGTCTTCTTTGCCTCGATCCTTTTACAGAGCTGCTCATAGAGCTTCAATTGACCAGTGAATACGTGGGCATTGTAGCTCCCGATCCACAGAGAAGACGGTGCAGGCATTTTTTCGATACTGTTGATGATTGCATTGATTTCCGTTTCTGTCGGATCAGGAGGAATTACCAATGCATTGCCACCGAGCTTTCCTTGCAATGTTCGTGCAAAGGATAAGCTGTTCTCGGCGTTGCTTACATTTGTTGCCCTGAACAGGTCCGGTGCGATGAACAGCGGCTTATTGCCTGTTTCTGGCAGCCTGCCTTTTGAGACTGTCAAGGTTGCTTTTCTGATCTGTGCTATCTTTTCTTTCTCTTCATTGCTGAGAAGAGGGCCGTCTTGTCGGAGATGTACGTATCTTTCCTTGAAGCTTCTTATCTTTGCACTTGAGGTTTCATACTGCTGTCGGTCAATTTTTCCCGATTCCAAGGCATGGACAATACCTTCGGCAGCTTCAGCTGCAAGCAATGGATGGTGGGAGATGAATACGAGGTCAATACCTGCTGCAATGGCAGCGGCAGAACCTTCGACCGAACCATAATAGCGGCTTATGGCTTGCATTTCCATGCAATCGGACAGTACCAAACCTTTGAAACCAAGTTGTTCTTTCAGCAGGCCCGTGATGATTTTTTTGCTCATGGTTGCCGGAATGTGGTCGGGTTCAATCTGGGGATAACGTATATGGGAGGTCATGATGGCAGGTATGCCTGCTTCAATTGCCTTCTTGAAAGGTATGAGCTCACACTGCTCAAGTTCTTCATAGCTTTTGTTGACACAGGGCAGGGTCAGGTGGCTGTCTTGGGAAGTATCTCCATGACCGGGAAAATGTTTTCCTGCACAGAGGAATCCTAGCTTTCCATAGGTCGTTGTGGCAAGTTCACCCCATTTGGCTGCTTCTGCAGGATCTTCTGCGAAGCTCCTGATACCTATGACAGGATTGTTCCTGTTGCTGTTCACATCAAGGACGGGTGCAAGGTTACAGTTGATGCCTACGGAAGAGAGTTCCTTTACGGTAGCTTCGATGCAGGCAACAAGGTTTTCTGGCCTGCCGGTGGAAGCAATGGCAAGAGCTCCGGGGACATTGGTAAAATCATTGCTGAGCCTGGTGACCATACCGCCTTCTTGGTCAACGGCAATGAAAGGAAGCGTACCGGTTTCTTTCAATATCAAGGTATTTATTTCAGCTATCAGTGCTTGTAGTTGATTTCGTGATGCTATATTGTCTGCAAAGAGTATGACATTGCCTATCTTATATTCCCTGACAGACTGTATGAATGCGTCAGTCATCGACGTACCATGAAAACCAGTTATGAAATGTTGTCCGATATCAATTTTCAGATTGTCATCTGTCTTCATATGCTGCTCCTTCGATACAAGCTGTAAGTTGCAATCTGCTGCCTATAAGTTGCAAGGCTATCGTCAGTATCCTCAAGAAGCTTTTCTGCTCCTTTTTCTTCTATGTCATTTCTGAAGGACTTTCCCATCAGCCTGTCCATATGTTCGTTTTCAAAACTGAAATCTTTTGGATAGCTTTCCAGCAACAATTCCATAGTTCTGATAGCAAAGGCAACTGGTGCGAATTTTTTTTGATCAAGTATATGAATGATGGCCCCATTACAGACTTTCCCTGCATATTTGCCTATCATTGGAATGAAATGAGTCGGTGTTGTAATAGCTGTTCGTCTGCAGACAGTTGCATTGAGAGTCTTGGACAACTGCTCGGCATTGATGAAAGGAGCACCCAGTTGCCTGAAAGGCAGGTAGGTACCACGTCCTGCACTGATGTTTGTACCTTCGAACAGACAGGTGCCTGCATAGGTCAGGGCCGTTACTTCACTGGGGATGGCAGGACTGGTCGGGATCCACTTTCTTCCAAGTTGGGTGAAACTGTCTGTTTTTCTATAGCCTTTCATTGGTACTACAGTCAAATCCACATCGATATGATGGAAGCCCTTCAGGAACAATGCCAATTCTCCGATTGTCATACCATAACTGACAGGAAGGCTAGAAGGTCCGACCATGGAATAGGAGTCAGAGGCAAGGATATTTCCCTCGATGAGATATCTGCCTGCAACCAATGGCCTGTCAAGGACAAAAAGAGGTTTGTTGGTTCCAGCCAGGCTGTACATGACCTGTTTCAATGTGGTAATGAAGGTATAGAATCTGAGGCCAAGGTCTTGGATATCAACGATGCAGGCATCGAAGGTCCCCATGCTACTCTCTGGGAAAATTGCAAGGTTTTCACCGTAGAGGCAATAGACGGGCAGGCCTGTTTCCTTATCAACTGTCGTCGTAAAGCTCTCTCCGTCTTTGAGATTTCCGTAGATTCCATGTTCCGGAGCAAACAAGCAGCTCAGATGGAAGTTCTTGTTGATACAGGCAATGCTGCTTTCATAGTTCAGACCAACGCTTGCCGGGGTGGTAAGCAGGCCGATTCTATAGCCGTTCAGCTTTTTCCCATAGGCAGGATCCTGTACCAGATTGGACAACCCGTAGGCAAACATACGTTCCTCCTGATGGCAATCCGGTTCATGTGCATAGTACGGCAGCAGTGATACTGACGACTACTTGCAGGAAGATGATTCCATTCTAACAGGAAAGATCTGTGCAATTTTACATGGACAGGTCACCTGCCATCATGAACTCATGATAACTTCCTTTGAAATATCTTTGCAAGTTGATGTCTTGTGTTTTAAAAAATATTTTCAGGAATCCTGTTATGAGAGATTGTCAGGTTACTGAAGATGCTGTTCCTTGATCAGATCTGCTGAAATGGCTATGGCGTGGTTGATACACTGGGCACAGGAAAGAAGTGGTTCCCCGTTTTCCTTATCCTCGCCTCTGAGGGTCGCGCAAGTGGTACTGCCGCATGTTTCTTCGAATCTGTTGACCAAGGTTCCGGCCAACTCATAGGTTTTTTGTTTTGACAGGTTGTGTTCGACATCGCCTGAGGCAGTGAGCAGGGAAAGGAGTATGGCACTGCCTGTAATTGCTCCACAGGTACCCTTATGGCCACCGATGCCTGCACCTAAGCCCTCAGAAATCCTGACAAGTGTAGGCCGGTCAAAGTCCGGTAACAATTCTTCATAGGCAATCAATGCAGATTGAGCACAATTATAGCCCTCATTGTGCAGTGACTGAGCTTTTTCCTGGTAATAATCCACTGTTTTCATCAATCCGTTTCCTTTTTATTTGAGACAGGATACCTGCATCAGCATTACCTGTCAATGCAAGGAACAATGGAGATAAGCCCGGTAAGGAATAGCTTTCAGATATGCCCCAAAAATGTGTACAGAGTGTGTAGAAAGAAGTAGTTTTATGTGTATCCTGTGAAGTCTACACTCATTCTGAGCAGAAATCTATAGAATATTCCCATACGTAATTAATTTGGAGGCATAAGTGCTATGAAGCTTATGGGAAAGAAAACACTAGTGGCCGTAGTCGGAATGATTCTACTTTGCGTGGCTCCGCTGCTGGCTTCATACGAAGGGTTGTCGGTTTCAACTTCGTATCCTGCTTTGAATGTCAGTGACAGTGATATGATTGTCTTTGATTTGAAAGTAAACAATTACGACATGGCACCGGGTCGTGTCGATCTTTCGGTCAGCGGATTACCCAAAGGATGGGATTACCAGTTTGTCGGCGGTGGCGGACAAGTAAGTGCTGTCTTTGCTGCTCCGAACAACCCCGTTGATGTACAGTTGTGGGTTATCCCCAATGACGGAGTCAAGGCCGGTTCCTATGACTTCAATGTTACGGCTAATGGAAAGGATGCTACTTACAGCCTTCCGCTGACCGTACTTCTCGGACAAAAACTTCCTGAGCGTCTTTCCCTGACTACCGAATTGAAAACCATAAACGGTGCTCCTGATTCGGATTTTACGTTCCAGGTGACTCTTCACAACAACAGTGCCGCAGAGACTTTGATCAATCTCAATGCGACGGTACCTGATGGATTCAAGGCGGCGTTCTATGAGCAGTATGGATCCAAGGAAATGAGCACAGTCAGTATCGCTGCCGGCGCAACAAAGACCATGAAAGTTACAGTGACACCTCCTCAGGGTGTATCTGAAGGTAGTTATCCTGTAACAGTCATTGCCAAGGCTGCAACTACCAGCGCAGCTGTACCTGTAACCTTGCAGGTCAAAGGTCAGCCGAAACTTGCACTTAGCGGCGAAAATGGGATTCTTAGTTTCTCTGCTGTAGCAGGCAAGGAAAAGGTGTTTACTTTGGAGTTGAAGAACAGTGGTACTGCCGATGCGAAAGATGTATCCCTGACTGCTTCCAGCCCTTCCAACTGGAATGTAACATTCACTCCGAGCAAGCTTGATTCTGTAGCTGCTGGAGCTACTACCAAGGTCAAGATGACGGTAAATCCGTCAAGCCAGGCTATTACCGGTGACTATGGTCTTACTGCAAATGCCAGCACGAGCAGCAGCCGGGTTTCCCAGCAGTTCCGTGTGACGATCAAGACAAGTTCACTTTGGGGCTTGGTTGCAATACTCATCATTGCCGGTGCAGTCATTATTCTGTTGCTGGCTGTCAAGAAATTCGGGAGAAGATAAGGGGGCTCGGATATGGCTATTGAACAAGTTGTAAATGTTCAAGACCTGCAGAAGATCTATCCTAACGGCAAAGTTGCCGTGGGTGGCATCTCCTTTGCCCTCAACCGTGGTGAAGTGTTCGGTCTGCTGGGACCCAACGGTTCCGGCAAGACTACGACGATCCTGATGCTTCTGGGGTTGCTTGAACCAACCGATGGTAAAGTCAGCGTCCTGGGGCACGATCCCTTCCGTACACCTTTGGAAGTGAAGCGCCATGTGGGATACTTGCCGGACACCGTAGGTTTCTATGAAAACATGAGTGTGTATGACAACATTGATTATACCACCCAATTCTTGGGCTTTCCTAGGAAGGAACGCATCAAACGTATTGACGGAGCCCTTGAGCGCATGCATCTGACTGCACGGAGGAATGATAAAGTCCGTACGCTGTCCCATGGTCTCAAGCAGAGGCTTGGATTTGCGGAAATTCTTGTCAAACAACCTGAGATTGCAATCTTGGATGAACCTACGCAAGGCCTTGATCCTGAAAGTGTCAGTGAATTCCTTGATACAATCAGTTCACTCAGGGATGAGTTCGGTATGACGGTGTTGCTTTCGAGTCATCAGCTTAATGAGGTCCAATCTGTCTGCAATAGGGCTGGGCTTTTCAGCGAAGGCAAGTTGATCCAGAGCGGGACTATAGAAGAATTGGCTGAAAGCCAGTTCGGCAACAGCAAGATTGTTGAGCTACGGCTTGAAAAACCGATGGATATCACATCGGTAGTCAAGGGGATGACTGGTGTTACCAAGCTTGATTCTCAGGATCGTAAGGCTTGGTACCTCGAATGTTCGACTGATGTACGTTCTGCATTGGTGAGGGTACTGGTGGACAAGGGTATCAACATCGAATCTGTGACGTTGCAGCTTCATTCGTTGGATGACATCTACAAGTCCTGTTTCAAGGAGGTAGCAAATGAGTGAGCGAGAAGGTTCTGCCCTGACAGGGCTTCGGGTAGTCTTTGCCAAGGAACTTCAGGATTTCACCAGAAGCATCAGGATGATTGTCCTTACCCTCTTGATTCTCTTGACGGCAGGTACAAGCATCTATGTGGCTGCCAAGACGATGAAAAGCTATGTTGATGAGGATTCCTTTCTGCTGTTGAGCTTGTTTACCAGTTCAAGCAATCCTATTCCCTCTTTTTTGTCGTTGATGTCTTTCTTGGTACCTTTGACTGGCATAGCGTTGGGATTTGATGCTATCAGCAAGGAATTCCAGGATCGTACATTGGGTAGGGTACTATCACAACCGATTTACAGGGATGTATTGCTGTTTGGCAAGGGCCTTGGGTCTTTGGTGGCCATGGCTTTGGTGCTATTGGCTCTTTGGTTGCTGGTTATCGGCTGCGCAATGCTGTTTCTTGGCGTGCCTCCTACAGGTGAACAGATAGGGAGGGCTTTGATCTTCCTTCTGATAACCTTGCTATACGGTGTGCTGTGGTTTGTGATAGCAATGTGGTTCTCGATTCTGTTCAGACAGAGTGCTACATCTGCATTGGTATCCATTGCCCTGTGGCTGTTCTTCATGATTTTCTGGCCTATCATCGCTCAGTTGATTGCATATGGAGTAGCCGGAGGAAGCCAGGTGGTAGCGGCAAGGACTTATTCAGTCCTGTCTCGTTTCTCACCGTATGTGCTCTATAGTGAAGCTTCGATTGCAATCCTGAATCCTACGACCAGGTCTCTGGGAGTCGTCCTGTTCTACCAGATGCAGGGAGCCCTGGGTGGTTCTCCGCTTCCGTTCGGACAGAGCTTGTTACTGATTTGGCCGCAGCTGACTTCATTTGTTGCTGCAATTATCTTGGTATTTACGCTTGGATATGCGAAATTCCAGCGGATGGAAATCAGAATGTAGGTTCTTCTACAGGACTTTTCGATTGTGTATCTTCGAAGGGGTCTGCCATGGCGGCAGACCCTTTCCCTTTGGTTTGCCCGGCATGGGTGTTATCCAGAGGGTGGAAGTCCGTTGCAGGTTGCGATGCAGGAGTGCAGATGAAGTGGCTGCATGGGATGAAAGACAACATTCTTAACCGGGGAGGTCTTCGGGGCAACCTTAGGCTGCAATGATGCTGTTTGACGGTCGTAGACAAACGGACACGGAGCTTTGCGAGAGTATGCTCTGTCCCGACAACATTGGAATAGCCGTGCAGGACGTGAAACGAAACAATGGCAGTGCGGGAGTCGACGGCCACATGCGGGAGGACTGGGCACGGATCCTGGCAAGGAAGTACAAGCCTCAGCCGGTCAGGAGGGTCCATCAAAGGATACCTTGAGGACAGAACAGTCCCGGATCCACAGGAGAATCCGCCAATGTCTATGGAAGCAATGGAAGAAGCCTGGGAGAAGGGAGGAGATGCTGAACGACTTCCATGCCTATTCCAGCAACAGGCACTGGTGTTCCAGCAAGGCAGTGCTCAATGCATCCATTCCGAAATCGACGATAATCCGAGAGTACGGATTGCTTGACATCGAAGCCTGTTACAGGCAGGCGCATGCCAGGAGAATGGAGACAGACAGACGTGTACGTGAAAGTCGCCAGCTAACGCTGGGATCCGGATTTGATTGAACCGCCGTATACCAGGCCGGTACGTACGGTGGTGTGAGAGGAAAGGTTCTCCGGTGATCCGGAGAACCCGACCTACTCGATTTTCTGTCCATACTAAGATATTTTCTGTTTCGATATCAGGTAGCAGACCCATGTGTTAGTCATATCCCAGATGAAGCAGGCCATTTCCCGTGTCTCCGCCACCATCGCCACATTGCAGTTCTTGCCCTTTTTCCCCAGCTGTGTGATCCTGCCTCTCACCCGCCTAGAACCCCTGTTCGCATAGGCTATGATCGACGGGCTCTGCTCCTGTTGCCTGACGAGTAATGCCGTACGGACTGTGCTTTTCTTTTTTAGCTTTCATCCTTGTAGCTTCTTCCAGATAGTGATTGTGCTCCTTATCGAACATGTAAATTTTATTAGTAGAATTATTTAAATCCACCCCTACATAAATTATACTTTCCATTATGACTTCCGATTTGTATGTGCAACGCTCCATATCTGTAAAATTGATTTTTTCTAAGTATGGAGTCAAATTCATGTCTATTTAAGTGTAAGTACTCATTCCCTGAAAATTATTAGTAGTACTTAATCCTTGATACACTTTAGGAAATAAGGCGATGCCGTTATTAGAAAAACACTGGACAGGCTGGTTAAAGTACTTTTGATTCTTTCGGGTAGACATACTCTTAAATCTTGGTGCTGGTACCTCTGTGGAAAAATTAAGCTTGAAAGTATAGCACTGCTTTCTTGAACCTTTAATGCTGTTTATGCTGTGGAGTTGTGATTTAGTATTAGAATTAACATCTAGGCCTTGTTTTTTCATTTATAATATAGCAAAAATGCAGAAAGAGGAGAAATATGGAAATTAAAAGGAAAATGAGTGATATTGCAAAAGAAGCTGGTGTCGGTTTAGGAACTGTCTCACGCGTATTTAACAATGATAGCCATGTTTCAGATGAAACCAAGAGTAAAGTACTTTCAATTGCCCATAAATATAAATATACTCCCAATATTGTTGCTGCAAAATTAGCTAGAAATTCTGTTCCTGATACTACGATAGGTATTCTCCTTCCAGATATTGGTAATCACTTTTATTTTGAGATTTTTGAAGTTATTTATCGGGAAATTAGGAAAAAGAAAATGAATTTGTTGATTTTTAATTATGAAAAGCATAATGAAAAAATTATTCGTAATGTATTGGAAAGTGGTATTTCTATTCTCTTGATTTTTAATTTTAAGCTTGATGATACTGAACTTGATTTGCTAAAATATCGTAACATAGAACATCTATATGTCAGTTCCTCAGAGAAAGAGGACCAATGCATATATACAGACAATTTAGAAGGTGGTCGTATTGCTGCACAATATCTTCTTGGGAAAAAAGTTTGTCATCCTTGTTATATTGCTGATAAAAATCATTCAAAATCTAGTTTTGATCGTTTTAAGGGATTTTCTGAAGTTGCTAATCAGAATGGAATCACTGATATTCCTATTTTTGATGGGGCATTGGAAGAGAAAGCGGGAAGAGATATTGCACGAATTATCTTGCATGAACAACAAATTGATGGTGTATTTTGTTATTGTGATGAAATAGCTGCAGGTGTGATAGAAGAATTACGCAATTGTCATGTAGCAGGAATCCATGTCATAGGCTTTGATGGGTTACAAGTTTCCCGTTATATAGGTTTTTCCACGGTTTCTCAGGATCCCCATCTTATTGCATGTGAAGTTGTTGTTGCTATTTCTCGTTTTTTGAATGGTAAAAACGGAGAAAAAGTTTTAATTCAAAAATGTATCAGACCTTTTCTGGTAGATAGGAACAGTTGATATTCAAGTGAATATGCTTTTTAAAAGTTCTAAGCACGGTTATTGCGGTTTTTACCAATATCCAGCAACAAATCATAATAATTTATGCTAATTACGGGACATAAAACTTGTACGAATAGGATTGTGTTCTATGGTACTAGGCATATTGCCAATATGTATGAAGCAATGTGTGTAGCAGGATTCTCAGTTCTGACTTGGGCTGGCGTTGAACAGTTTGTAGTACAAGAAACCTGAACTAATCCATCTCTGTAAATAATTTAGATCAGGATCTGCCTGAATCTGTCTGTACTATACCTTTGGCCCACCTCTAGAACTTTGCCGGGAACCTTCAACGAAAGCTTCGAGAACAGTTTCTTCGCTTCATCAGAAATCTGTGAGGTGCATCATAGCGTAGAGCTTTTTGTTTTAATCAGTTTTGCTGTAATGCCTCTAAGGGTTTGGGAGATTGAGAAATAGGTCAAGACTATTTTCTCTTCAGCATATCGGACTAGGACCATTGTCATCCAGCAAATGAGGATGTGGAATTTGATTCTGTCGTCTATCATGTGGTACACAGGATGGATCTCAAGCACATCCTTTATGTCCCTGAACATCTTTGCAGTTTCAGAGAGCTGCTTGTAGCCCATGGCAATCTTAAATGCAATCTTTGCCTTGTCAATTCTGAATATGCCAACTTTCGTCCGAACGATGTATCTGCTGAAGGTTCCGTGAGAACGAAGTACACAAGCCCCTTTTGTATGATTCTTCCCCTGCATCTTGGGAAGGTCACCAAGTCTGCGTTTTATGTCGTCGACAATACTTTGAAAATCTTCTTGACATTTACAACGCCATTCGCTTTCGAAGATCATAGGCAGAACCCAGTTTTTGATATGTTTCAAGAAACAAAATGGAACTGTCATAGTTGAAACTCCAAACAAACAAGTCAAAGAACGCTACAAGACTTTTGAGATTTTCCAAACCTTGATC from Spirochaetia bacterium harbors:
- a CDS encoding ABC transporter ATP-binding protein, which gives rise to MAIEQVVNVQDLQKIYPNGKVAVGGISFALNRGEVFGLLGPNGSGKTTTILMLLGLLEPTDGKVSVLGHDPFRTPLEVKRHVGYLPDTVGFYENMSVYDNIDYTTQFLGFPRKERIKRIDGALERMHLTARRNDKVRTLSHGLKQRLGFAEILVKQPEIAILDEPTQGLDPESVSEFLDTISSLRDEFGMTVLLSSHQLNEVQSVCNRAGLFSEGKLIQSGTIEELAESQFGNSKIVELRLEKPMDITSVVKGMTGVTKLDSQDRKAWYLECSTDVRSALVRVLVDKGINIESVTLQLHSLDDIYKSCFKEVANE
- a CDS encoding ABC transporter permease, producing MSEREGSALTGLRVVFAKELQDFTRSIRMIVLTLLILLTAGTSIYVAAKTMKSYVDEDSFLLLSLFTSSSNPIPSFLSLMSFLVPLTGIALGFDAISKEFQDRTLGRVLSQPIYRDVLLFGKGLGSLVAMALVLLALWLLVIGCAMLFLGVPPTGEQIGRALIFLLITLLYGVLWFVIAMWFSILFRQSATSALVSIALWLFFMIFWPIIAQLIAYGVAGGSQVVAARTYSVLSRFSPYVLYSEASIAILNPTTRSLGVVLFYQMQGALGGSPLPFGQSLLLIWPQLTSFVAAIILVFTLGYAKFQRMEIRM
- a CDS encoding LacI family transcriptional regulator translates to MSDIAKEAGVGLGTVSRVFNNDSHVSDETKSKVLSIAHKYKYTPNIVAAKLARNSVPDTTIGILLPDIGNHFYFEIFEVIYREIRKKKMNLLIFNYEKHNEKIIRNVLESGISILLIFNFKLDDTELDLLKYRNIEHLYVSSSEKEDQCIYTDNLEGGRIAAQYLLGKKVCHPCYIADKNHSKSSFDRFKGFSEVANQNGITDIPIFDGALEEKAGRDIARIILHEQQIDGVFCYCDEIAAGVIEELRNCHVAGIHVIGFDGLQVSRYIGFSTVSQDPHLIACEVVVAISRFLNGKNGEKVLIQKCIRPFLVDRNS